In Calonectris borealis chromosome 8, bCalBor7.hap1.2, whole genome shotgun sequence, a single genomic region encodes these proteins:
- the USP33 gene encoding ubiquitin carboxyl-terminal hydrolase 33 isoform X6, whose protein sequence is MNAALQALSNCPPLTHFFLDCGGLARTDKKPAICKSYLKLMTELWHKSRPGSVVPTGLFQGIKTVNPTFRGYSQQDAQEFLRCLMDLLHEELKEPVVELEEAQSMSVEESMEEDKSQSDVGFQPCESCGTCDKTENDTIFKPVLEDPAETTMLIQDDDNNSITSKDWQKEKISSNKLKRANSMEDVEKDTNTASEATEFLNNQGTVKVQIHSRFSEYISDVHMNDISAAQTPSSNEGMNTRLSNSPPKSFASCSSLAPVHKKVSTVSSPKRKKRKKYRSVISDIFDGTIISSVQCLTCDRLSVTLETFQDLSLPIPGKEDLAKLHSASHQTSLVKAGSCGEAYAPQGWIAFFMEYFKRCFRFVVSCVPSWFWGPVVTLQDCLAAFFARDELKGDNMYSCGRCKKLRNGVKFCKVQKFPEILCIHLKRFRHELMFSTKIGTHVSFPLEGLDLQPFLAKDSPAQIVTYDLLSVICHHGTASSGHYIAYCRNNLNNLWYEFDDQSVTEVSESTVQNAEAYVLFYRKSSEEAQRERRRISGLLNMMEPSLLQFYVSRQWLNKFKTFAEPGPISNNDFLCMHGGVPPHKANFIEDLVVMLPQNIWDNLYSRYGGGPAVNHLYVCHTCQIESERIEKRRKNELEMFIRLNRAFQEEESPSTFYCISMQWFREWEGFVKGKDSDPPGPIDNTKIAVTKCGNAVLKQGADSGQISEETWNFLQSIYGGGPEIILRPPVPPVEPDILQTEEKIELETHGL, encoded by the exons ATGAATGCAGCTTTACAAGCTCTTTCCAACTG CCCACCTTTGACGCACTTTTTTCTTGACTGTGGAGGCTTAGCCCGAACAGATAAGAAACCAGCAATTTGTAAAAGTTACCTCAAACTGATGACGGAACTCTGGCACAAAAGCAG gccTGGTTCTGTTGTTCCTACTGGTTTATTTCAAGGAATTAAAACTGTTAATCCAACATTTCGAGGCTACTCTCAACAG GATGCACAAGAATTTTTGCGTTGTCTAATGGATTTGCTTCATGAAGAACTTAAAGAACCAGTTGTAGAACTGGAAGAAGCGCAGTCTATGAGTGTTGAAGAGAGTATGGAAGAAGACAAGAGCCAGTCAGATGTAGGCTTTCAGCCTTGTGAATCCTGTGGTACCtgtgataaaacagaaaatgacaCTATTTTCAAACCTGTCTTAGAGGATCCTGCAGAGACAACCATGTTAATTCAGGATGATGATAACAACTCAATCACATCCAAAGattggcagaaagaaaaaatatcaagcAACAAGCTTAAACGAGCAAATTCTATGGAAGACGTGGAAAAAGACACGAACACTGCTTCAGAGGcgactgaatttttaaataatcaaggAACTGTCAAAGTACAGATACACAGCAGATTCTCGG AGTACATCAGTGATGTCCACATGAATGATATATCTGCAGCCCAAACCCCATCATCAAATGAAGGGATGAACACACGCTTATCAAACAGTCCTCCAAAATCATTCGCATCGTGCTCTTCGCTGGCACCAGTCCACAAAAAAG TTTCAACTGTATCATCGCCAAAAAGGAAGAAGCGCAAGAAGTACAGGAGTGTTATCTCTGATATATTTGATGGGACTATAATAAGCTCAGTACAGTGCTTGACTTGTGATCGG ctgtcTGTAACCCTGGAGACCTTTCAGGATCTGTCCTTGCCTATTCCAGGGAAGGAAGATCTTGCTAAACTCCATTCTGCAAGTCATCAGACATCTCTAGTCAAGGCAGGGTCATGTGGAGAAGCGTATGCCCCCCAGGGATGGATAGCTTTTTTTATGGAATATTTCAAAAG ATGTTTCAGGTTTGTTGTCTCATGTGTCCCTAGCTGGTTTTGGGGTCCAGTTGTAACCTTACAAGATTGTCTTGCTGCCTTTTTCGCCAGAGATGAGCTCAAGG GTGATAACATGTACAGCTGTGGAAGGTGTAAAAA GTTAAGAAATGGAGTGAAATTCTGCAAAGTGCAAAAATTTCCTGAG ATATTGTGCATTCATCTCAAAAGATTTAGACATGAACTTATGTTTTCCACAAAAATTGGGACCCATGTGTCCTTTCCCTTGGAAGGCCTTGATCTTCAGCCTTTCCTTGCGAAGGACAGTCCAGCTCAAATAGTGACTTATGATCTCCTATCTGTCATCTGCCATCATGGAACTGCCAGCA GTGGACATTATATAGCTTATTGTCGcaacaatttaaataatttgtggTATGAATTTGATGACCAGAGTGTCACAGAAGTATCAGAATCCACAGTGCAAAATGCAGAAGCCTATGTTCTCTTCTACAG AAAGAGCAGTGaagaagcacagagagagagacgGAGGATATCGGGTCTACTGAATATGATGGAACCAAGTCTTCTGCAGTTCTATGTTTCCAGACAGTGGTTAAATAAATTCAAGACTTTTGCAGAGCCAGGACCAATTTCAAATAATGACTTTCTCTGTATGCATGGAG GTGTTCCTCCACACAAAGCTAACTTCATAGAGGACCTAGTTGTAATGCTACCTCAAAATATATGGGATAATCTGTATAGCAG GTATGGAGGAGGACCAGCTGTTAACCATCTGTATGTTTGTCACACCTGCCAAATAGAGTCtgaaagaattgaaaaaagaaggaaaaatgaattgGAAATGTTTATTCGG cttaaTAGAGCATTCCAAGAAGAAGAATCTCCATCAACGTTTTACTGCATCAGTATGCAATGGTTCAGAGAATGGGAAGGATTTGTAAAGGGTAAAGACAGTG